One part of the Candidatus Methylomirabilota bacterium genome encodes these proteins:
- a CDS encoding ABC transporter substrate-binding protein: MGAHAASSARIGRRKFLTAAAGAAAITAFPDFFSRRVSAAESKSLVIYNFDGFLGRVFKEQVIDPFAQQFGVKVDTITMQGSSPPMAKVKALIDAGKPEADVMPLQLTDYVFAVRNNLVMKIGRDEIPEYANLYPQFITDHGPGLTLWCYGIGYNTKLIKERPTSWRDLWNPTFKGKVALNEALFEQTLQMVNLAYTGKLLPVTDETFAHLTALRPSLVSLWATGAQAEQLMRTGEAWISPIWNSRTFAVRDQGAPVDFVIPREGLFVRYNPYTIPRGARNPELAKQYINFLCNEARQKALADKASQGSP; this comes from the coding sequence ATGGGCGCGCACGCCGCTTCGAGCGCGAGGATCGGGCGTCGGAAGTTCCTCACCGCCGCCGCTGGAGCGGCGGCCATCACCGCGTTCCCCGACTTCTTCTCACGCCGAGTGAGCGCGGCCGAAAGCAAGTCGCTCGTGATCTACAACTTCGACGGATTCCTGGGCCGGGTGTTCAAGGAGCAGGTGATCGATCCGTTCGCGCAGCAGTTCGGGGTCAAGGTCGACACGATCACCATGCAGGGTAGCTCGCCGCCGATGGCCAAAGTCAAGGCGCTGATCGACGCCGGCAAGCCGGAGGCGGACGTGATGCCGCTCCAGCTCACCGACTACGTGTTCGCCGTCCGCAACAACCTGGTCATGAAGATCGGTCGGGACGAGATTCCCGAATACGCCAATCTCTATCCGCAGTTCATCACCGATCATGGGCCCGGGCTGACGCTGTGGTGTTACGGCATCGGCTACAACACGAAGCTCATCAAAGAGCGGCCGACGAGCTGGCGCGACCTGTGGAATCCGACCTTCAAGGGCAAGGTCGCCCTCAACGAGGCGCTCTTCGAGCAGACCCTCCAGATGGTCAATCTCGCGTATACCGGCAAGCTGCTCCCGGTGACGGACGAGACGTTTGCCCATTTGACGGCCCTCCGCCCGAGCCTGGTGAGCCTGTGGGCGACCGGGGCTCAGGCCGAGCAGCTGATGCGGACCGGCGAGGCCTGGATCTCGCCCATCTGGAACAGCCGGACGTTTGCCGTGAGAGACCAGGGGGCGCCGGTCGACTTCGTGATCCCGAGGGAAGGGTTGTTCGTGCGGTACAACCCGTACACCATTCCGCGAGGGGCGCGGAACCCCGAGCTGGCCAAGCAATACATCAACTTCCTGTGCAACGAGGCCCGCCAGAAGGCTCTCGCGGACAAGGCCTCGCAGGGCTCGCCGTAA
- the ligA gene encoding NAD-dependent DNA ligase LigA, giving the protein MTAPERARTRAEELRRLIGHHDFLYYVENRPQVSDAEYDALVRELRDLEARYPELITPDSPTQRVSGQVADLFAPVEHMVAMLSLDNATSPEDLREFEARIRRALPGAEFTYVCEPKVDGLGVALLYEAGRLARGATRGDGRVGEDVTANLRTIRSIPLALRGPLAACRTLEVRGEVFMSRAAFERLNRGLETTGEPGFANPRNAAAGSVRQKDPSITARRPLDIYVYQVSHAEPFPFSIHSDVLAALREAGFKTNPKSRRCPSIDAAIATCLELEAERDRLPYEADGVVVKVDSLDAQRRLGATAHHPRWAIAYKFAAQQAVSVVRRIAVNVGRTGALTPSAELDPVRIAGATISRATLHNVDEIERLDVRVGDTVLVERAGDVIPHIVRVISEKRPPETQKFVFPDRCPVCGSVASRPAGEVVVRCTNAACPARLKEALFHYGSRGAMDIEHLGEAVIEQLVDRDMVRDFADLYALTVPQLVGLERLAEKSATNLANAIRGSKTRGLGRVLYALGIRYVGERASRVLAAHFGTMDRLRAASQAEIGEIYGIGPRIAESVRLFLDQPANQRIVDRLAEVGVVMEEAGAATPGPKPLQGKTFVLTGGFDRLSRDDAKTLIVRLGGRVTSSVSRKTDYVVVGKDPGSKAEDARRLGVATLDERELLRLTGAEP; this is encoded by the coding sequence GTGACGGCACCGGAGAGGGCGCGGACGCGGGCCGAGGAGCTGCGCCGCCTGATCGGGCACCACGATTTTCTCTACTACGTCGAGAACCGCCCCCAGGTCTCGGATGCCGAGTACGACGCGCTCGTCCGGGAGCTCCGCGACCTCGAGGCGCGATACCCCGAGCTGATCACACCCGATTCCCCCACCCAGCGGGTGTCCGGGCAGGTCGCCGACCTCTTCGCCCCCGTCGAGCACATGGTCGCCATGCTGAGCCTCGATAACGCCACCAGCCCCGAAGATCTCCGGGAGTTCGAAGCCCGGATCCGCCGGGCCCTGCCCGGGGCCGAGTTCACCTACGTCTGCGAGCCGAAGGTGGACGGTCTCGGGGTGGCGCTCCTCTACGAGGCCGGCCGGCTCGCTCGCGGGGCCACCCGGGGGGACGGCCGCGTGGGCGAAGACGTGACGGCCAATCTCCGGACCATCCGGTCGATTCCGTTGGCCCTCCGCGGGCCGCTCGCGGCCTGCCGGACCCTCGAGGTGCGCGGCGAGGTCTTCATGAGCCGGGCGGCCTTCGAGCGGCTCAACCGCGGGCTGGAGACGACGGGCGAGCCGGGGTTCGCCAATCCCCGCAACGCCGCCGCGGGCTCCGTCCGACAGAAGGACCCGTCGATCACGGCTCGCCGGCCCCTCGACATCTACGTCTACCAGGTGAGCCACGCGGAGCCATTCCCGTTCTCGATCCACTCCGACGTCCTGGCGGCCCTCCGCGAGGCCGGGTTCAAGACCAATCCGAAGAGCCGCCGCTGCCCGAGCATCGACGCGGCGATCGCGACGTGCCTGGAGCTCGAGGCCGAGCGCGACCGGCTCCCCTACGAGGCGGACGGCGTCGTGGTCAAGGTGGACAGCCTCGACGCTCAGCGGCGGCTGGGGGCCACCGCCCACCACCCGCGCTGGGCGATCGCGTACAAGTTCGCGGCCCAGCAAGCGGTCAGCGTCGTGCGGCGGATCGCCGTCAACGTCGGCCGCACGGGCGCCCTGACGCCGTCGGCCGAGCTCGACCCGGTCCGGATCGCCGGGGCCACCATCAGCCGCGCCACCCTCCACAACGTCGACGAGATCGAGCGCCTCGACGTGCGGGTGGGCGATACGGTCCTGGTCGAGCGGGCGGGCGACGTGATCCCTCACATCGTGCGGGTCATCAGCGAGAAGCGGCCGCCCGAGACCCAGAAGTTCGTCTTCCCCGACCGCTGCCCCGTGTGCGGCTCGGTGGCCTCCCGGCCGGCCGGCGAGGTCGTCGTGCGGTGTACCAACGCCGCCTGTCCCGCCCGGCTCAAGGAGGCGCTCTTTCACTACGGCTCGCGGGGAGCGATGGACATCGAGCACCTGGGAGAGGCGGTCATCGAGCAGCTCGTCGACCGCGACATGGTGCGGGACTTCGCGGATCTCTACGCGCTGACAGTTCCCCAGCTGGTCGGCCTCGAGCGCCTCGCCGAGAAGTCGGCGACGAACCTGGCCAACGCGATCCGTGGCTCGAAGACGCGGGGGCTGGGCCGCGTCCTCTACGCCCTCGGGATTCGATACGTCGGCGAGCGGGCCTCCCGGGTGCTGGCCGCGCACTTCGGCACGATGGACCGGCTGCGAGCAGCCAGCCAGGCCGAGATCGGAGAGATTTACGGCATCGGGCCTCGCATCGCCGAGTCGGTGCGACTCTTCCTCGACCAGCCTGCCAATCAGCGCATCGTCGACCGTCTGGCGGAAGTGGGCGTGGTGATGGAGGAGGCCGGGGCCGCCACCCCGGGTCCCAAGCCCCTCCAGGGCAAGACCTTCGTCTTGACCGGAGGGTTCGACCGCCTGAGCCGGGACGACGCCAAGACGCTGATCGTGCGCCTCGGGGGCCGGGTCACCTCGTCCGTCTCGCGCAAGACCGACTACGTCGTGGTCGGCAAGGATCCGGGATCGAAGGCCGAGGATGCTCGGCGCCTCGGGGTGGCGACGCTCGACGAGAGGGAGTTGTTGCGTCTCACCGGCGCGGAGCCCTAG